Part of the Aquila chrysaetos chrysaetos chromosome Z, bAquChr1.4, whole genome shotgun sequence genome is shown below.
GGCTTTGCTCTCACACAACATGTTGAAGTGCTTGCCTTGACAAGTGGTTCAGTGATACAGCCATAGTCTTAACCTGGAGGCACAGCCATCAGACGTTCTAGGAGCAAAAAATATCTGTGGCTGGGGAACGCTGATGAACAAGAaagtttcctttcccttccagcTCCATACAAAGGGGATTTGTAGTTACAGTGCAGCCCCAGGAGGAAGTTGGAGCTTCCTCCAGTCCAACAGTAGAAGCTGCTAATCTGAGTCTCTCTGTTTCTTCCCCCAGATTCGTCCCACAATCACTCTAAAAAGCACCATGGAAATCGAGGGAAAAATGCTGGGTCCAGGCTTGCAGGTAGGTCCAGGCATCagccagaggaggaaaagaccAGGTGGATGAAAGTTCATCAGTGCCCCTGACCTTCCCATCAATACAGAGTTACATTCCCCTGAGTCCCACTGAGGATGCTCAGCAGGGAGCAAGGGTACAAAACTACCTGTCAGAAAAACTCCTTTTAAAGATTAAACAAATCTCCCCAGGCCTGGAGTACAAAAGTGAGTAACAACATGGAAACACTTTGTCCCTGCTCACCAGGAGACATAGATACCCACTAGCACCAGtgccttcccccagcccttctTATTGCGTATCAAATAGCTGCAGAGTGGAGAAGCTTGAATAGTTATCATCTTCCtagcaagaaagaaaacctttttgtGGCCATTTTCAATAGAGGGATGCTGTGCAGTGTAAAGTAACTGTAAGATGTTGATCTTATGGACAAAGCATTTTTCCTGTTACCTGCTAGTCTTCAGggacatagaagaaaaaaaaccaaaaaccacaggTGGTTCTTGTGGCAGTCGTGGCTATTGCGTAAGAACAGGGATAGGTTCTTCAGTAAACGCATGATTGTTTTCTATGACATCCTTTCAGGCACCAACTGGAAGACAGCCATGCTGGTCCTCAGCCCCTTGGCATTCATACTGGGATTAATAATACTGACACTCAATGTTCATTACAACAAGTAAGTGAGATTCAGGTTCATTCAGTTGCCACTTCCCTGCccagcatttcaaaacaaaagtcTTGCTCTTGGcatccttccccatcccacacCTGAACTGTCTGGCTCTGAGCAGATGCGTCTGCTCACCCATGATGTCACCCTTGATGatttctcctctctgccaccCTGCTTGTCCCTCCCACTCACTATCCCATGTAAATGCAGCCGCTAATGTTGGCTCCTCCTTTCCTACACACCTCATGCCATCCCTGAAGGTTTAGGGAATGTGGGCACCACGGTTGCTGAACCAGTTGACATGGAGAAGCAACCAAGTGACAGGCAGATGCAGTTACGTAccttcttctctcttctgctaggaagaagaaaatcctctctgctctgaagagctccccaggcaacagcagcagagctgacttACGGGAGCCATCTCCCTTACGAAGAGGTCCCCAGCCGTACCTGCCACCATCTCGCTCCCCCTCCTTGAGGCACGGAGAGATCCTCATTGAGTGGAAAGATGGGACTGTTACTCCTCTTTTTGATAATGCCAATTATCAAATGGACTAGCACCAAAATAATGGAGCTGTTGTTGCATCCAGTGTCACTCTTCCCACCAGGAAGAGTGCCACCATAGCTGATCTCCTCCCTAGCCTTGCTGTTCTGACAGGGAGTTGTAAAacactgtttgggttttttttaacacttgaGAACAATCTTGCACAGCACAAGGGTGAAGCAAGCAGAGCAGATTGTTTGGTTTGTACAGGCACACGCTGCTTAGCTCTTCCAGAGCTGGTTTAACCCATAACAAAACCCTGATTTAGCTAAATGAAGCCGAGACTCTTGCCAGCTGTGACTGCCCATTGCCCTGAAATTCTAGAGTTACTGAGCGTATGAGAAAGTAAATCCTTGGAGACAAGGTGTAAGGTGCAAAACAGAAGTCCTGATGATCCTTAAATCCTTTTTAAGATAAAACTAGCTGCCAACAGACACAGAAGGCTGTCAAGTTACTTTGTCAGTGTGAGAACATTAACTAATAAGCACTGCCTTCAGGACTCAAAAAGATTGAAGACTCTCCTCCAGATATCTGCCAAAATACTTCCCCCACTAAGTTATCAATTAAGTAACATCAAGTCATCTTTCTAACTTAAAAGGTAGCACTCCATCATCCCCTCTGCACCACTGCAAGAGTCCTGCTGACATAGTATGtctctcaaaatatttccatatttagGATGTATTAGACCTTATTATCATATACATCCCCTTTCTTTATGTAGAATGACAAGTAATGTTGTTGATGTTTGTCAGGGATATTACATTATCCAGCCATTTTATACCAGCTTCAGTCTCTGATTTCCTATAGTCATATGGAAGAGTCAATGAACAGATATTTTGCTCCCATCTAGAGCAGTAATACagtttttttctagaaaggaGTAAGGCACTGTTTTCAGCCTTTACACTTCTTGTTTGAGCATAATTACCTGTGACCGTCACACTCAATCCTGATCTTTCCTCAGTGAAACCTGTAATGTCTTAGTGCTTTCCTAATATTCATGAATTtatgctttccttctctctgaTCTTGTGATGATGTAAACCGTAATCATGGCTATAAATCAGGAATtatttggagaaagaaatactAACACCAGGAAATCACAAGTATAAGCTGCATCAGTGTATTTGTTTAGTAGAGCAAGGGAAACCATATCCTAACCTGTCTCTTACTCAGACTTAAACTTAACACTTTTCACTTTACCTAAATTAAGTTGTTGTGCTATTTCAGTGGAGCTTGTACTTCTCTagagtttgtttttatttaatgtaaggCAGAAGTAAGGTCTCCAGGGAATTTAAagtctctgatttctttttttttaatttatttttaaacatagatCCACAGCCTGATAAAAAGTTAACTGCCACGAGATACTATTATGACCAAAAGCTTAGCTGttctcaagaaagaaaatacaaaccttATTGGTTCAGGGCATAAAAATCATAGAGGTTGGAAAGAAATGTCTTCCCTAGGCAGATTATTCCATAATTATTTACTGGAGGGTTTCCCACACACTCCTTGGGAAAGTATTTTACTACTAGACATGGGCAGGGGAAGAACTCTTTCTTCACCAGTGAGCAGTGAACACTAACAAGAGTCAGAATTAAATTCTGACTTTCCAGTGTTTCCACTTTAAGACAAATCCAGAGACTTTCAGGTCAAGTTTCAAAATGCGTAAGCACCATTTTACACACAAAATCTGTGGGAATACATTCTCTACATAAATTGCTCAAAATGCACATGCAGTGCCTCACCAATTATCACAGTTACGTCCCTTGTACATTTTTCTACCACAATTAAGATGCCCGCCTTTGAAATTTTGTCCAAGCAGCACATCACCTTATAGCACTTGTTACCCTCCAAAACACTGACACACTTTGGGAACACTATGTATGCAGTGCCATTACAATGCGAATACTTGGAGTTCAGCTAATGTTGTGCTTTCCAAAGCAACGAGTGCTTATGTTCACTATTGCTGAATGGGCAAAACAGATGACTTGTTAATGACTCTATAATTCATACTTAATATGCTAATCTTGCTCATAAACATGAAGGCAGTAACACCACTGTTTACATAGCACTGATTAAATGGTAGCTcaaacaataatgaaaaaataagactGTGAAGCAGCACAGGCTTTTaactattttcttcccctctcttttaCTGGTTGTTATCTTTTAGTCACTTCTCACTGGTTTACCTACATCAAATGCTAGACACCAAATTTTCCAAGGTGTGGACAGAGGAGCTGAAGGTGTGAGTCTTTATAACAAGAGGTCTTAAAAAGCACATTAGCCAAACATCATCCATAAAGGAAGACTCCAAAATAGCCAATTCTGCCTTAGGGCTGGACCAGGTGACAGTGGGAGACACCTTCCATCCTCTGCTCTAAAGCTAGTTGAGAAACACTCAGAGCAATCACACAACCTATGTGCTGTTCACTCTGCCATCACCTGAATGCAGTGCTTGTAAACAGTGttcataaacaaaataaaagctgactGTAAAGTGGAGGAGCACTGTAATTGTTTAtgggtgtgtatatatattaaaagcCCCCTTATAGTGCATCCTTGTGTATGCACTATAGTGCATCTGTGTGTATGTgagtgtgtatatacacacacacacaaaaaaaaaaggatgcactACAAGGGAGCTTTTATAAATCAGTCTACAGGAAGATAACAGCGTGATGAGCAAGACACCACTGTCACACTGGTACTAACATTATTAACGCACGCTGCACCAAAGGATGAGTGCTGCATAACTGGAGAGTTAGCACGATAGTAAACTGCCACCCATATTTCTCAGCACAGCTATGCTGCACCTCTGGTATTGCAAGTCTTCTCCAGGGCTGACGAGATGCTGATGACCCTCACTTCACTCCTGCAGCAATGAGGAAGACAAAGTAGAAGTAGAAGCCACTTTCTCATACACTTATTTGCTTTGCAAGGTCCAAGCGACTAAGCAGTAAAGACTGAAGGAGACGTAGGGAAGAAGGGACACTTGTTCTCCCCCAGAGTTGCCCAGGATTCAGAAATCTCATTCTTCACctaaaaattttaataatgcCATTGTGCTTTTTTGGCATTCATGTACCAAAACTTCCAAAAGATTATGAACCATTACTAACTGAACATGCATAATCATACAGAGTGCTAACAACCTCAGCTCCCACCAATGTCAATGACAAAAGAGAGGTCCACAGGAAAGCTGATGCAGGCGAGCTCATCGGTACCACCGCAGGCTTCTGCAATCATCCAGCCTGTGTATCTACAGCACAACACTGGCAGTGCACATGGCCCTGCTGCCCACACATGGGTGCAGGCTGCAGCCACAGAAACACTGACACTATCAAACAGAAGCAAGATTGCACATTTGCTTAGATATTCTGTCCAGAAAATGCTGTATTAGGCAGATAGATTTCCCTTTCCCAACCCCCTGAATAATGTAGGCCAAGGTGTCTGTTAaagagcaaagaggaaaagaaagaggcaaaaGAAGAACTTCAAGTTTACCATTTAAATACTGTACATTAACTGTTTACTAAGACTCTTTggatggaaaatgttttcataacagTATGTTAGTGATGTACGTAAATTCATGATACAAACAAACAAGACCTGAAATGATTTGACAAGTTATCACAGCATATCAGTGGAGGAGTTGGGAACAGAACTACTGCTTCTCCATTTGAAATGCAAGGTGCAAGTTCTgcagtaaaacattttgttattaaaaatctCCATATGCTCATTTTCTCAATTCTGTAGTTCTACATCAGCAAGTCAAGAAAAATCAAGtgtgtgatttttcaaaaatatgtgtGGTTGTTCagcacttcaaagaaaaaaaaaaggaacaagaaaagatGACAGGGACAGAGGAAGTCTTTGTTAGCTCTGGGTTTCAGTTAAGAGATCTCTGGCTCACGGTTCAATCAGACCACACTTTTTTGCATTAGTTAGGGGAGACACAAGCTCTTTAAAAGCTCTTCACTGAATTtgtatagatttaaaaaaagaaatctatattTCTGTAGCCATGTAGTTCTTctcctggtttaaaaaaaaaaaaaaaacaaaaccaaaaaccacaggCCATGCTTCCTCAAAAATTCCCCTTATCCTTCACAAAAGCATTTATTCTTTGGAGCAGAGAAACTGATGCACTTCTTTCAGCGTAGCCTGCATGTCTTCATACTCTGCAAATTTGCAAGCATCCTCCAGCTTCAGCCATTGGAAAGCTTGGTGCTCCTCCGAGAGCTTGATTTCTGTGTTACAGTCCTTCATTTCTGCCAGCCAGTAAATGACGGTCTTAGGTTTGCCACGGACAGGATAGTGCAGTTCTTTCTTGTACCCCTCTATGAGGGTGAGCTGACTGGCCTGCAGACCAGCCTCCTCCCGCGTTTCCCGGAAGGCTGTCTGCAGGTCGTCCTCTCCTGGGTCCACGTGGCCTGTTAAGAAGGTGAAAAAGTAAGTCTCCGAGAAGgaaactcagattttttttattcagttgaCAACTAGGAAACATTGGGAGACAGAGATGAGAGTACACTCTAGCTGATACAGAATCAAATGGAAATTGGAGAACAAAGATTGCTTTTCCAACTCTTACGTCTTGATTTGTCTTTGTCTCGTGGCTTTTAGGATTGTTGTTTATTCGACATCTTCTGAAACTCCCAGCGGCCTGTCAGCACTAtgcatcttttcttcccagtcctcctctcctcttctggaGCACTCTGCACCCGTGATGTTCCACCTTAGATCACACTGAGGACTGAGTGCCTCatgaatgtttttcctttatccAGCTAGAGGGGGACTGCTCATCTGCGAGAGTCTTAGTCCTCTCTCAACCCTTCCCTCCCACAGAAGTTTAAGGCTCATTTCTGCAAAACTCTTACTCATGCCAACAGCCCAGAAACAACGGGACCAGGCACCaacaaatgccatttaaaaGGTGAGTTTCAATTAGGCAGTTAggggtatttttatttctctcccatATTCCcctctgaaatgcagcaagCCTAAAAGCCAGTCCTTTCACCAGCTGCGTAGTTCTCCTAGGACacatcatttattttacattgctCAGAATGAGAGGTGCCATTACAAACAATGGATAAATATAACACATCCCCAGCTGTTTGTACTTTTGTTGAGAAATGTCAGATTTGGTTTTCTCATGAAAGCTCCAGACCAGAACATAAATAGAACAACCCAAGCAAGATCTCAAAAAAGCAACATAGCAGGAGTTGGGAGgcttcaagaggaaaaaaaggttaaactTTATTTTGCCCCTGTGTCACTATTTTCTGTGTGGCTGGCTGCAAATAGCCGTAACTTCGTCAGAGAGAGGAATCCTTCCTCAGGGCCCAGGAACCCAAATCCACCCTTTAGTACTAGAACTGGGGTATCTGGGAACCCATTTTGCTTTCCCAACAGCTCTCACTCACTTCTTTGTCTGCATATCAGTTTAAACACCTCTTACTTAAAACGTGACATCATCTCAAATATGAAATACACTTCTATTTCAAGCAGCAACTGTgtagaaaacagcatttgatGTTGCACTTGACATCTCAGATATCTGAGATCAAATATGCTGAGGCTTTAAGTAAAAGTATTTTCCCCCTGAATCTCAGCACTGCAAGTCaagctgtttcctttttgaTGAAGTATGTATTTCCATAGCTGGGACTTATTACTAACAGTTGAGAAACAGAATCCACTTGGCCTTGCACAGCTGGATTACCTTTACAGTACCCCCAGCAAATGCCCAAAGAACATCCATGAACAGTAAGCACCCACTATTTTTTATGATAGTCATCATCCATAGTTGCCAAATGTGCAAAGAATTGAGGTTTGAGGTAGCAATAAAGCTGGGGGGCTGAGATTCAGTTTCAAGTCAAAGGACACCAGTGCAACCTCGTGCTCTCCAGCACAGCAAAAGGCAATCACCTCACCCTGCTGTTGATAACCTCAAATCTAAGCTCATTACTGAGCTCATTACTTAGTTTCCAACTTTGCGCAGTACAGTCTACCTACCACACGGAAAAAGGACTGCTGGCAGCACCTTAGACCACAGCTTTCAGATCCTCCCAGCCGTTGCACTAATGCAGTTCCAATATGCTGAGGAGGAAAGTGAACCCCACACCCCTTTCCCATCAGCCTCGACAATTTTAAAGTCGCAGTTCTAGGAGCATAGATGAGGCTCAGGAAGCTCTTGTGGGGAGATCCAAGCAAGTCCAGTTTAATCCCATAagggctgcagctgctcagggtacatttaaaataccagtGTGCAGCTGTAGCTGTAAATTGCCTTTTGCGTGCTCTTGGACAGAAGATTACAACTTCTCATTCTGGCTCCTGCCACATTAAATCTATGTCTGCTTCATATACAAGTTATGTTACTGCATTGCACAACCTGATGCTGCCTTTGAAGACCACTCATATCGCAGAGAATATATAATGTAATAGCTCCCCTTCATTTATTGCCCCCAAATCTGTACCAAGCTACTATTAAAGGCTGCCACCAGACTGTGGCTTTTTTATGTGCCTTTTGATCTATAAAACCTTAAACAATATGTCAACAGAGGTGATTCTTctcctctactccactctggtgagaccccacctgcaaTACTGTGTCCAGgtctggagtcctcagcacaagGAAGACATGGACCTCTTGGGccgggtccagaggagggccacaaacaTCATCAGAGGGATgcaacacctctcctgtgaggacaggctgagagagttgggcttCTCCAGCCAACTCCGCCGAGACCTCACTGCGGCCTTTCAGTTACTTCAAGGGGGTGCagcagaaagatggggacagacttctTCACGGGGCCTGTAGCGGTAGGACAAGGCGCAACGGTTCTACGCTAAAAGAGGCTAGATGcagactagatacaaggaagacaGGTCCTACCCTCGGGGCGCTGCCACGCTGCAACGGCTTGCTCACAcaggtggtagatgccccatccctgcaaacaTTCATGGTcaggggctctgagcaacctgatctagctgaaGATGGGCCTGCTCACTGCTGGGGTGTTGGACCAGATGGCCCTTAAAGGCCCttcccaacccaaaccattctgtgattctgagtGCGTGAGATGTACGCCTATGAGTATTTTCACTCCCTACTGAAATGCCTACGAGTCTTTTCAAACCCTTGTCCAGAATTGCTGTGCTCCCAATGAACCTTTCCACACGGGTCTCTCGTCTCACAACAACCAATCCTGTCCCAGCACATGTTTTTTAGCTTTCCAGTAGGCTGCAAATTCTACTCCCTTAGGCTTTTGGTGAGGTGGACAAAAGTGGAGGTTTGGAAAGTTTTGTTCTTTCCCTTAATAGGAGAGTGTACCTGATGCTGTTACGagctttttttccaatttgcaaATTCCTGTTTACAAACTGCTCCTGCAGTATGCTTTAAGAGCGctgcattttacaaaacagGAAGTAAATACTAGCAGGAAGAAATCTCAGAGGCTAAGAAGATCTACAAGGAACATGAAGTATTTCTGTGCTGCGCTTTTGCTGGTACCAGGGCTGTGACTATGTACTACCAAACACTGGCTCTGTTGTTATACGTCTCAGGGCACCAGGCTTGTCTTCTCCTTTGGGGCCTCACTGATGAGCAAGGATGGCTTAGGTGAAGATGTCTGATAAGGttacttctcccagctgctcctctCATCTCTGCTGCATTAGTCATGTGCTCTTCATCAGTAATTCCTGAACTTAAAGAAATTCCTGCGTCTTTTAAGAAAGGCGCTTTAAAGTAAATCATCACCGATTTCAGTTTGCCTTCTAATGTTGCACTGCAAACTGTGACCCTTCTGCTTATATATGGGTCAAACAACCGTGCATTGGCAGCAGCGCTATCTGGCGGAGGGTCAGACCTGAGCGAGAAGGTAAAAATTTCTCTAGTTACCTAATTTCAGTTGTCTGTTCAATGTCTGCCAGAAACATCAGATATCTAAGGAGCACGATTGGGTGAcaccgcccccgccgccccaaCCCCAATCAGTTGTGCCCAATAGTTTATACAGTCACAATTTGCGAAGAATTTTGGCCACAAAACTCCCCACCCAGCTGCACAAACAGCACTATCAGTGGTTACTGTCAACTGATTAACTGCCCCTCAAAGCTGACCTTAGCAGCATTCTGCCAAAGTTCAGTCTATAATCTCACTCACTCCCAACACAAACTATCTTGAAGTGTGTTGTTATCAGAATAAACATCACCTTTGGGTGGGGTCCAGTGGTGGGTCCCATAGGATGTCTGAAGGAGGAGGTATTCAATACTGTCAGTGACCTTAGAAGATGGTGCTGACTGCAGCCTCCTGTAGATGATCAAGCCACAAGCTCTCACAGCCATGCCCCTTTGTTAACTGCACGGAGAGCTGTGGAAGAGCACAGAGGATCAAGCAGGAACAACATACAGTGTGGAGCTCAAACAGACTAGCTGTATTTAGCCAGCAAACGTATCTCAGCGTGCGCTAAATCGTCCATCCCTTTGAGTTACTACACAATTAAAATGCATCCTATTAACTATATTtgaattgtaaaaaaaattgcgtcctttccttttaaaacaaggaaacaggAACCTGTATAAAAGTTCAAAAACAGAAAGTTACCAAGTAGCATGAAATATGACCTGCATgacatttctttgctgctgatATATTACAAACCACactgtagggagaaaaaaaaaaaaatcataaagcaaGAGGAAAGCCACCGATTAACACTCTGAAGCTTTTCCACTGCAAAAATTCAAAGGCCCTGTGCAAAGACAATACCTCAACGTTATTGGAAGTGACATAGAGAAATGATTGCCCAAGATAGATCCCCTGCAGCAGAG
Proteins encoded:
- the NUDT2 gene encoding bis(5'-nucleosyl)-tetraphosphatase [asymmetrical] yields the protein MAVRACGLIIYRRLQSAPSSKVTDSIEYLLLQTSYGTHHWTPPKGHVDPGEDDLQTAFRETREEAGLQASQLTLIEGYKKELHYPVRGKPKTVIYWLAEMKDCNTEIKLSEEHQAFQWLKLEDACKFAEYEDMQATLKEVHQFLCSKE